The following proteins come from a genomic window of Thermoproteus sp.:
- a CDS encoding 50S ribosomal protein L16 yields MPVRPARCYKRIKGPPYTRLEYIHGAPYVQIPKFDMGNTSPAARAAFTMVARLVSLERGQIRMQALEAARQMAYKYLSVKVNDVNYYFRVEVYPHHVIRENKMLAMAGADRLQEGMRLNFGSPAGRAARVEMGQTLMYIEFKPEHLPHIKEALRRAASKLPLPTRIVVEPKNGDKKATS; encoded by the coding sequence ATGCCTGTTAGGCCAGCGCGTTGTTACAAGAGGATAAAGGGGCCGCCCTACACGAGGCTGGAGTACATCCACGGGGCCCCCTACGTCCAAATACCCAAATTCGATATGGGCAACACGTCGCCGGCGGCTAGGGCGGCCTTCACCATGGTGGCAAGGCTCGTCTCGTTGGAGCGGGGCCAGATCAGAATGCAGGCGCTGGAGGCAGCACGCCAGATGGCCTACAAGTACCTCTCCGTAAAGGTAAACGACGTCAATTACTACTTCAGGGTGGAGGTATATCCCCACCACGTAATTAGGGAAAACAAGATGTTGGCCATGGCCGGTGCCGACCGTCTACAGGAGGGCATGAGGCTGAACTTCGGCTCGCCTGCCGGAAGGGCTGCAAGAGTCGAGATGGGGCAGACCTTGATGTATATCGAATTCAAGCCGGAGCATCTGCCGCACATAAAGGAGGCCTTGAGGAGAGCCGCGTCGAAACTACCGCTCCCCACAAGAATTGTCGTCGAGCCCAAAAATGGAGATAAAAAGGCTACATCGTGA
- a CDS encoding nucleotidyltransferase domain-containing protein, with protein MSDRWLEYIREISEERERKFRELLERLCRSALAVVLFGSRARGDHTPLSDWDLLVLTQTGRYRVEAGKLGQIFWLPMDRVGEVLEFSMVILDAVVEGKLLCGDAEAFALVKRAVEEYIKRHDLVRTKGGWIRRDLL; from the coding sequence ATGTCCGACAGGTGGCTGGAATACATTAGGGAGATCTCCGAGGAGAGGGAGAGGAAGTTCCGCGAGCTCCTAGAGAGGTTGTGCCGTAGCGCCCTGGCGGTCGTGCTCTTCGGCTCGAGGGCACGGGGGGACCACACGCCTCTGAGCGACTGGGACCTCCTCGTCTTGACGCAGACCGGCCGGTACCGGGTGGAGGCTGGGAAGCTGGGGCAGATATTCTGGCTTCCGATGGACAGAGTGGGCGAGGTCTTGGAGTTCTCCATGGTGATCCTAGACGCGGTCGTTGAAGGCAAGTTGCTGTGCGGAGACGCCGAGGCCTTCGCCCTCGTCAAGAGGGCAGTCGAAGAATACATCAAGCGGCACGACCTCGTGAGGACCAAAGGCGGATGGATCAGAAGGGACCTCCTCTAG